The sequence CACTCCGGCAAGCGCCCCATCCAAGGTGGTGTTGTGCCAGAGGATAGTCAGTACACCGTGGCATGTCACTACGGTGTCGATCAGTCGGGATGCAAGTTCATAAGTAGCGCGAGCGTCAAGTTGCAGATACGTGAGGCATGTCCGGTCCATGATCGCGAGGGGCAGCTCCACAATGTCGACAAATCGGCCGGTGTTCAGGTTGAACGGCTGAAACGGATGACACATGCCGTTCCGGAAACCAGCACGACCTGCATGTCCGTAGGTGGTGTCATACCTGAATCCCGCCTTTGCGAGCAGTTCCCAGGTTTCCGGCACCTTGAACCTGAGGTTATGGGCTCTGTAGCCGAGGACCGGTTTTCCGAGGATCTTCTCAAGCCTCTCTTTATCTTTTATGAGCCCTTCGAGGCTGGTCGATGCTAGGTATCCTCCATGCAGTCCGATTCCCCACCCCTTATCTGCGATCTCTCCTAGGTCGCTCTCCAGATCCAAAGCGTCGTAGGTATAATCCTGGTCGCTGGGATCCAGCGCCAAGATGAAGAAACTCGACCTAGCCCCGTAACGCTCCTCGATCTCGGTGATAGTACGGAGGTTGCACCATGGATGGCGTTTGTTGTGAATCTGGCGGATCGTCTGTAGAGCGCTCCGGAATCTCCCGTCCCGGATTGCCGCGGCAGCGGTCAGTCCTTTCCC is a genomic window of Methanoculleus bourgensis MS2 containing:
- a CDS encoding polysaccharide deacetylase family protein, giving the protein MVASEEILTPDIAQENPELWDLFTGKDEYDPEVVDLFGRVLPNTCGKKDFFEPLVSQYLIERGCEFEYPDGQPFAVCLTHDIDHIYQPILGKGLTAAAAIRDGRFRSALQTIRQIHNKRHPWCNLRTITEIEERYGARSSFFILALDPSDQDYTYDALDLESDLGEIADKGWGIGLHGGYLASTSLEGLIKDKERLEKILGKPVLGYRAHNLRFKVPETWELLAKAGFRYDTTYGHAGRAGFRNGMCHPFQPFNLNTGRFVDIVELPLAIMDRTCLTYLQLDARATYELASRLIDTVVTCHGVLTILWHNTTLDGALAGVYEKILQCCSERGAWITSGEEICSWWQKQGTNSSPQGELSLMARQIGSPQPLVHSGSKHI